One Babesia bovis T2Bo chromosome 4 map unlocalized Chr4_1, whole genome shotgun sequence genomic window carries:
- a CDS encoding ATP binding family protein produces the protein MVHFGQVIMGPPGSGKSTYCAGAKQLLTRLGRPTAIINLDPQANVFELPYKPDIDIRELVDCCNVANTYDLGPNASLLFAMDYLLANLDWLIQKVHSLGNVYLLYDIPGQIELFTHHTSLKKIVDTLQCRHDHILTGVNLIDSTLCADPYKYVAALLASLSCQIFIHLPHVNVLSKLDVLCMISQDLAFNLEFYTSVASLEELLCHFKNSFSYRHDESFERFVRALCELVDDFNLISFATLDVQNVTSMIKLLRVIDKAMGYLTTGGIDDYNIDEYLEIDYRASLCVETTKNKFLEG, from the coding sequence ATGGTACACTTCGGTCAAGTGATAATGGGACCACCCGGTTCGGGCAAATCTACTTACTGCGCAGGTGCGAAACAGCTTCTGACAAGATTAGGACGTCCTACAGCAATAATTAATTTAGATCCACAGGCAAACGTATTTGAGTTACCGTATAAACCGGATATTGATATCCGCGAATTAGTGGATTGTTGTAATGTGGCCAATACGTATGATTTGGGGCCAAATGCATCCTTGTTGTTTGCAATGGACTACCTGCTTGCAAATTTGGATTGGCTTATACAGAAGGTACATTCATTGGGCAATGTATACCTCCTTTACGATATACCAGGGCAAATAGAGTTATTTACCCATCACACATCTCTCAAGAAAATAGTAGATACTCTCCAGTGTAGGCATGATCATATACTTACCGGGGTCAATCTAATAGATTCTACACTCTGTGCCGATCCATACAAGTATGTTGCAGCCTTATTGGCATCGTTGAGTTGTCAAATTTTTATACATCTACCTCATGTTAACGTCCTAAGCAAATTGGATGTGCTATGTatgatatcgcaagatTTGGCTTTCAATCTAGAATTTTACACTTCCGTAGCTTCTTTAGAAGAATTATTATGTCATTTCAAAAACTCGTTTTCGTATCGGCATGATGAAAGTTTCGAAAGGTTCGTTAGAGCCCTATGTGAGTTGGTTGATGATTTTAATCTCATATCCTTTGCCACACTGGATGTTCAAAACGTTACATCCATGATTAAATTGTTAAGAGTCATAGACAAAGCAATGGGCTACCTAACAACAGGAGGCATAGAtgattataatatagatGAGTATTTAGAAATTGATTACAGAGCCAGCCTATGTGTTGAAActacaaaaaataaatttCTTGAGGGATAA
- a CDS encoding Actin family protein, which produces MMSVKPFIIDFGTVTIRIGRVGDKLPSFIAPPFFGKPNLKRNETDVCDFSGGNGGNWLDYAIFPLNPKEKHDNSIPISAITYDNGEYNLKHDITDKLLECATSSKGVDELMEGGTVIATEPNLHTPQFRNTLADVLVECQRVNKFYMCKRAALSCYASARGSGIVVDVGGACSNVSVVSEGFVIQETIKEEPIGGTIMNRILLNYMSQIGTIIRPSFEYIKPVKTEDALKGKIQKTNDYVNSVGLRSLPYVRKAYYEYAQLYAISRVKETCCSSGENLGVAMENTNSCFVLPDGTFLDTTVGKSLSGIFCRSLFNDANYLEDSKAFQSMESLHIIPSRNEHEMIPLGQFLNGLTGLDGLLAESYGAARQLVSSVCIPDAIKTVILSGGTTRHSAVLPLLERRFANRMPDVESPLFMSVGGDEQQYSSFIGASILASFGMFESLCITREDCQEHGLERILQRKCP; this is translated from the exons ATGATGAGCGTGAAACCGTTTATTATTGACTTCGGCACTGTCACCATTAGGATTGGAAGAGTAGGAGACAAACTTCCATCCTTCATTGCTCCTCCATTCTTTGGCAAACCCAATTTAAAGCGTAATGAAACTGATGTGTGTGACTTTTCTGGTGGTAATGGAGGTAATTGGTTGGATTATGCTATATTTCCTCTCAACCCTAAGGAAAAACATGACAATTCGATTCCGATTTCTGCCATTACATATGATAACGGTGAATACAATTTGAAACACGACATAACTGACAAGCTATTAGAATGCGCAACCAGCTCAAAGGGTGTGGATGAATTGATGGAAGGTGGTACCGTCATTGCTACTGAACCCAATCTTCATACTCCACAGTTTCGTAACACGTTGGCCGACGTTTTGGTGGAATGTCAACGTGTTAACAAGTTttatatgtgtaaacgGGCTGCGTTATCATGTTATGCAAGTGCAAGGGGCAGTGGTATTGTTGTTGATGTCGGCGGAGCTTGTAGCAATGTATCAGTTGTTTCAGAGGGATTTGTTATACAAGAAACTATAAAAGAAGAACCAATAGGCGGTACCATTATGAATCGAATATTGTTAAACTACATGTCCCAAATCGGCACCATAATACGACCGTCGTTTGAGTACATCAAGCCAGTCAAAACCGAAGATGCATTAAAAggtaaaatacaaaaaacTAACGATTATGTCAACTCTGTTGGATTACGTAGCTTGCCGTATGTACGTAAAGCGTACTATGAGTATGCTCAACTATATGCCATATCCAGAGTAAAAGAAACATGTTGTTCTTCAGGAGAAAACCTGGGTGTTGCTATGGAAAACACAAATTCGTGTTTTGTTCTCCCTGATGGCACATTTTTAGATACAACAGTTGGCAAATCGTTATCAGGGATATTTTGCCGTTCGCTCTTTAATGATGCAAATTATCTCGAAGATTCAAAGGCTTTTCAATCAATGGAGTCCCTTCACATTATACCGTCACGAAATGAGCATGAAATGATACCACTAGGCCAGTTTTTAAATGGGCTCACTGGGCTCGATGGATTGTTGGCGGAATCTTACGGTGCAGCCCGACAGCTGGTTTCTAGCGTCTGTATACCAGATGCTATAAAGACGGTAATTTTGTCTGGGGGTACTACTAGGCATTCCGCTGTGCTACCTCTTTTGGAAAGACGTTTTGCAAATCGTATGCCAG ATGTTGAAAGTCCTCTTTTTATGTCAGTTGGAGGTGATGAACAACAATACAGTAGTTTTATAGGCGCTTCTATTCTTGCTTCCTTTGGCATGTTTGAGTCATTATGCATCACTCGTGAAGACTGTCAAGAGCATGGGCTTGAACGTATCCTGCAACGTAAATGCCCATAA
- a CDS encoding ATP-dependent Clp protease proteolytic subunit family protein, with translation MATMHCITGILTIIVLLQGFIATFKIERRNRYYKPCSNYLTDKLFMTPLGVPLVEYKIPGTQRSEFHDIHTRLYRERILFVSQSLDESYTNMIIGTLLCLDSDSNEKPITLYINSQGGPSTAGITLYDTIKHLKSKIATINVGFCSATASLLLASGTPGMRSALPHSRVVMHQPAGTLEGSAEQIRSQAQYMLNMKRILQKLYSQVTNQPLDNIAKDLEREQFMSAEESLQYGLVDRIIRTDHAK, from the exons ATGGCAACGATGCATTGTATCACCGGAATATTAACTATCATAGTGCTTCTACAG GGATTTATTGCCACTTTTAAAATAGAACGTAGAAACAGGTATTACAAGCCTTGCAGCAACTATTTAACCGACAAGTTGTTTATGACGCCTTTAGGTGTGCCTCTCGTGGAGTACAAAATACCTGGAACCCAGCGATCTGAATTCCATGATATTCATACAAGGTTATATAGAGAACGTATTCTATTTGTCAGTCAATCTCTCGATGAGAGCTACACTAATATGATCATCGGCACACTTCTATGTCTCGATAGCGACTCCAATGAGAAACCAATCACGTTGTATATCAATAGCCAGGGTGGCCCATCTACCGCTggtataacattatatGATACGATTAAACACCTGAAGTCTAAAATTGCAACAATAAATGTTGGCTTCTGCAGTGCAACGGCTTCGCTACTGCTGGCCTCTGGAACACCGGGGATGCGCTCAGCTCTACCTCATTCAAGAGTTGTTATGCATCAACCCGCTGGGACACTGGAAGGGTCAGCAGAGCAAATCAGAAGCCAGGCTCAATATATGCTTAATATGAAGCGAATCTTGCAGAAATTATACAGCCAAGTAACTAATCAGCCTTTGGACAACATAGCTAAGGATTTAGAACGTGAACAGTTCATGTCAGCTGAAGAAAGCCTACAATACGGATTGGTTGACAGAATTATCAGGACAGACCATGCAAAATAG
- a CDS encoding Mtn3/RAG1IP-like family protein, with protein MPRKWRLAQFWLLGIALIRGTVICQDDVNNDENIIGDGILLNVVSPSPEHTEPLKPITSSPIIRDMSIADAKETQKTVMTGEAKPKLAFVDDSSENNDIVETAPDMTKSSTSINSSEVVQRQPIVTHDEALEANDDNPGDTPLVGRLMVWAREMIQTDFNYLIGCGTVLSSIITQLIPLHTVMTVRYNKSTGNLKTLNFVTVAFANFLWSLYGLICYNTVIILSSIPSFVLSCSYILIFHRYCQDSHQMRILHLFYKISAICCMVLGMSYIGLDTTSYLNFIGLFGGSIQAFSYIAPLFSIREIMKQRSTSAMPTEISLANFIGSFFTLCYGFIIWDYIVIAPNFIGMISGMIQIVLLILIHNNEKIVVAEVEILEKQHFKAIHKPCLEI; from the exons ATGCCGCGTAAGTGGCGGTTGGCGCAATTTTGGCTGCTTGGCATCGCATTAATTAGAGGAACCGTTATTTGTCAAGATGATGTTAATAATGATGAGAATATTATCGGGGACGGGATACTGCTTAATGTCGTTTCCCCCAGTCCTGAACATACAGAACCTCTGAAGCCTATAACAAGTTCACCGATTATTCGTGACATGAGTATTGCAGATGCAAAGGAAACACAAAAGACTGTGATGACGGGGGAAGCAAAACCCAAGCTTGCATTTGTTGACGATTCTAGTGAAAATAATGACATAGTTGAAACTGCCCCGGACATGACAAAATCCTCAACATCGATTAATAGCTCGGAAGTAGTGCAAAGGCAGCCAATAGTTACACATGATGAGGCTTTAGAAGCTAATGATGACAATCCGGGTGATACTCCACTTGTTGGAAGGCTTATGGTGTGGGCAAGAGAAATGATACAGACCGATTTCAACTACCTCATTGGCTGTGGAACTGTTTTATCTTCAATAATCACGCAACTTATACCATTGCATACTGTTATGACTGTGCGTTATAACAAATCAACGGGCAATTTGAAGACCTTGAATTTTGTCACAGTTGCCTTTGCTAATTTCTTATGGTCGCTATATGGACTGATTTGCTACAATACGGTTATCATCCTATCTAGCATTCCAA GTTTTGTCCTTAGCTGCTCGTATATTCTGATTTTTCACCGGTACTGCCAGGATTCACATCAGATGCGCATTCTTCACTTATTCTATAAGATTTCTGCTATATGCTGCATGGTTCTTGGAATGAGTTATATAGGTTTAGATACTACGAGTTATCTCAACTTCATTGGCCTTTTTGGTGGATCTATCCAGGCTTTCTCTTATATCGCACCGCTCTTCTCCATAAGAGAAATTATGAAACAAAGGAGTACTTCAGCGATGCCGACGGAAATATCGTTGGCTAACTTTATTGGATCTTTTTTCACTTTGTGTTACGGGTTCATCATATGGGATTACATAGTAATTGCCCCTAACTTCATTGGGATGATCTCGGGAATGATACAGATTGTACTACTCATATTGATACACAACAATGAAAAGATTGTTGTTGCCGAAGTGGAAATTTTAGAAAAACAACACTTCAAAGCAATACACAAACCATGTCTGGAAATTTGA
- a CDS encoding uncharacterized protein (encoded by transcript variant B - alternatively spliced) has product MEILPNIPGIEQHVFGDIYFGYFVPTVLRGRSDAFQRDINAILSEWVLLSLNGGFDKFIERDSDFGLKLFGTIFRELCFSKILTTHPLESISTVWEVFWGVLADCFNSTIREDEDQVWLLRRSGCIYIMFYLYHCQSNSNILPIPLAVETITNCVDTCFVISRKFSISTVLEVFIFLLRRHCIRVCLIDGLQYIPQDRTGRPMGSAINEDYN; this is encoded by the exons atgGAGATCCTTCCTAATATTCCTGGAATAGAACAACATGTATTTGGAGACATATACTTTGGTTACTTTGTACCTACCGTATTGCGTGGTCGTTCAGATGCGTTCCAGCGTGATATCAATGCCATACTGTCTGAATGGGTTTTGCTTTCTTTGAATGGTGGATTTGATAAGTTTATTGAG AGAGATAGCGACTTTGGTTTGAAATTGTTTGGCACCATATTCCGAGAACTGTGCTTTTCAAAGATTTTGACAACCCATCCATTAGAATCGATTAGTACTGTGTGGGAAGTATTTTGGGGTGTTTTGGCAG ATTGTTTTAACAGTACAATACGTGAAGATGAGGACCAGGTTTGGTTACTTCGTAGAAGTGGCTGCATTTACATAATGTtttatctatatcattgtCAGTCGAATTCCAACATCCTTCCCATTCCGCTTGCAGTTG AGACCATAACGAATTGCGTTGATACCTGTTTTGTAATATCACGAAAGTTCTCTATTTCAACAGTATTAGAGGTGTTCATCTTCCTTCTGAGGAGACACTGTATTCGTGTTTGTCTGATCGACGGACTCCAATATATTCCGCAGGATAGGACTGGGAGGCCAATGGGTTCGGCGATTAACGAGGACTACAATTGA
- a CDS encoding uncharacterized protein (encoded by transcript variant A - alternatively spliced) → MEILPNIPGIEQHVFGDIYFGYFVPTVLRGRSDAFQRDINAILSEWVLLSLNGGFDKFIERDSDFGLKLFGTIFRELCFSKILTTHPLESISTVWEVFWGVLADCFNSTIREDEDQVWLLRRSGCIYIMFYLYHCQSNSNILPIPLAVETITNCVDTCFVISRKFSISTVLEVFIFLLRRHCIRDRTGRPMGSAINEDYN, encoded by the exons atgGAGATCCTTCCTAATATTCCTGGAATAGAACAACATGTATTTGGAGACATATACTTTGGTTACTTTGTACCTACCGTATTGCGTGGTCGTTCAGATGCGTTCCAGCGTGATATCAATGCCATACTGTCTGAATGGGTTTTGCTTTCTTTGAATGGTGGATTTGATAAGTTTATTGAG AGAGATAGCGACTTTGGTTTGAAATTGTTTGGCACCATATTCCGAGAACTGTGCTTTTCAAAGATTTTGACAACCCATCCATTAGAATCGATTAGTACTGTGTGGGAAGTATTTTGGGGTGTTTTGGCAG ATTGTTTTAACAGTACAATACGTGAAGATGAGGACCAGGTTTGGTTACTTCGTAGAAGTGGCTGCATTTACATAATGTtttatctatatcattgtCAGTCGAATTCCAACATCCTTCCCATTCCGCTTGCAGTTG AGACCATAACGAATTGCGTTGATACCTGTTTTGTAATATCACGAAAGTTCTCTATTTCAACAGTATTAGAGGTGTTCATCTTCCTTCTGAGGAGACACTGTATTCGT GATAGGACTGGGAGGCCAATGGGTTCGGCGATTAACGAGGACTACAATTGA